Part of the Pomacea canaliculata isolate SZHN2017 linkage group LG11, ASM307304v1, whole genome shotgun sequence genome is shown below.
TGGAAACTAGCCATCAACTGTGACAGGCATCGTAATGGGCGGAAAAAAACAAGCCCATTAAGTGATGGCAAGGAGTTCGGCAATAGTTTGGTAGAAATAAGTGTAGGGAAAATATATTCTGCCAGTGTTAAGAGGCAAGATTGATGTGATAAGGCTGTGTGATAACAGGCCTAGAAATTCAGTCATCCCTTGGGCAACTGTCTTTGGGGGGATCATATGGAGACGCCGCACCTGACAGAACCTGCCATTCTTGCCCATCGTGGGaaatagtgagcaggtcctgtacaggacaatTGTTCCAGTCTTTAACATTCGTAAggcagttctttctttggccactgTGGGGTTGGCTACCCTCCAAAGTGTCTTGGAAGATAGTCTTCGACAGGAATCACAGGATgttgtgccaggtcacatggccaaagaggACAAGCTTACGTCGCTTGACTGCTGAAAGTAGAGGTTTCTGTCCaacgagtgtggcaatcttgtttccTAGATCTTTATAAGGAGGCTAAACGAAACCAAAAGGGGAAGAATGTcacaatataaattaaaaaagtgaacaaaaccTCTTGTTGTTAAGTACCTTCGATTCGTGCTTTCATCACTTCAATCACAAGTTTTTTGTGTTGCACCTGACAGACTCCTGTCTTTCTGGAATTGAGAACTTCCCCAGTGTATGGAGAGATGAACTGTTCCAACAGCTTCACATTCTGTATTGGATAATATAACAcattaattgtaataataatattaataatgtttttgttttcaaaacatacAGAACTATGTGCCCCCAAGTAGGATGGCTATGTGACGTAATGGGATTTAGAATGCATTAATCATGGTATCAAAACGAAGACATCTTGATCTTCAAAAAACAGTGCCTTTTACAggttcaaaaacttttttaaaactaaaaagactTTACTGTAAGAGTATATTTATGAtggaaaacatctttaaaataacaatttctttacaaaaatgcaGTTTTTACCTTAAGTCCATGGTATTTCGCTTTAATAATagccaaaacaaaatgttatttttgctACAACATACAActtaaatgataaatttataGAGTGCTTTATCCCACCATCAAGGTTAGCTCAAAGGACTTgataaaaaacataaacacagatgGAATATTAATAACAACACATACAGGGATGCATGAAACAGAATATGCAAATGTTATGTCTATAGAATGCCATATGGCAGTGTGAAAGATATGTAGTCCTATTTGCTCCCAGTATGCTGAGTCCAGCTGAAGAACTGTGAGCTTGTAAATGCTCTTATCCATGCCACAGTTCtaatgaaataaagtaaaagttgCCATACATCCCTGCCTGTCTGACAAGCTCAAGGTGCTTCAAAGGAGGGGGTGTGAGGTCAAAATAAGCTGACAACATAACAGAATTATGTAGGTTGTAGCTGTACTCCATGCCAAAGTATATTGTGTACATAAAGTATTAACCATAATCCACAGTCCACACAGCAAACAAGCAGAAAGACACATCTATAGTAGATGTAGCTTCAAGCACCACAGCCAACAGATGGTCCAAGTTGCATTTCAATGACAAATAAGCCCCAGCAAAGTCTGCTGAGCAAGAGAGGTCAAACGGAATAAAAACCATATTCAAATGAACTGTATCAATTGCAATCTCGTCAAAATGGAATCAAAGCCATGGATCCCTGTTTACAACATTGGTTGTGAAAAATACTCAGACTGTACATATCAATATTTCTATCAAAAGACTGTAGCCTACTTGAAGCATGTTAATCTCAACCTGGTTGAAAACTCAAAATAACACAGgcttcttactttttttttcttcactaagAAATAGATTTCAAGCGACATTAGACAATGCTGGTGaatactgcattttttttcctttgaccaAACACTTAAAAccataaaaatcaaaattattggAAACCCACCATCAAATACTGTGCACATGATTGTAAATGACATCACAACTGAGTTAACGTTTTCTCCaaatacatacatttaaaagatttggTAAGAGGAATTGGGGtatgtgaataaaaattattcGCAGCACTAAAGcccccttttttaaaactcaCCTTATGATCCACAATCAGATATTCATCTCGACAGATAGGGCATGGACTTGCTGTTTTAATTATACCTTGACGCTGAAAGCAGACAGCTAAGCTTACAAGAGCTGCTACTTTACATCCCGAAGATCTTAAAATTATTGTATTGTTATTCTGTCCACATTGTTCCCTTAAGGGAATGTTGCCTCTCCTGTCATTGATCAAACAATTAATAACTTGCAGACTTAACTCACACCTACAAAACATAttgttctttcaaaatatatataagcaaaAGAATATGGCCTCTTAAAAGAATGTCTACCCATAATACACGAACAAGACAGACTCCTAtatgtaagtcggaacatacgtacatactgtatgtaaataacatactgtaagcgcTTATCCTATCCTGACACTTATCCTAACAcagaaattatcaaaaaacacatataaaatatgtttaactCTTCCGCCGCGCACATCAAACACGAAGTTTGCGTTACGACGCTTACAacgcaaaaccacttaagtcaaaacaaggctttatacagtaaatgggggATGTGTCGTAACCACAAAACATAGTAACTCGGGACTAACGTAACCCAAGGACCGCCTGCATATCTATTCACTTACAATACATGTTCTCCTTGTCCTTGGGGCCACCTGACCCTTGAAATTCCTGCGATAGTGAAACCAGACTGGATTTCCCCCATAGGCTTCTTCATAAGCTGCAAGAGCACAATTCAAAAGAAGTTAACTTGCACGATTAAAGGTACTCTAGTACAAGTTAAAAAGTGCGTAAATTAGGTTAATAAAAAACCTATTAACCCAAAATTCCTCATCAGAAGCTATGCCATTTTCTGATACCCATCAGATTTGTATGTATACTGCTACATGACTCTATTGGGAATATTTTACTGGTGTCGTCAGTCACCAATTTGTCTTTTGTCAATCCAACTTGGGCAAAAATCAAAGTGACCAGCCCCCACATCATGGTACGTATGTTGTTCTACCTTTGCTATTCATATATCGTATGCTGGTATCTGGATCTACAATTAGTCGTTTTGGCTTGCCAGAATCTTCCCCTTCCGCATCTTTGGCAGCTGCATGTTGAGACACACTGAAGCATATGTTTCGTGATGCTGGAAATGATTTGGTCTGTAACAGTTATTACAACAGTATGGGGTACAAATTACAAAAGTGGACAAGGAGTCGAAAGACAggagtaaaacaaaaactttcttttacaaatataactttataagataagataatactttattaatccctagagggcaattcagtttaTACCAATTTATACCAACCTGGCAATTTATACCAACACAGGCAGCTACCCATTCCATTCAAATATACTCGGAAAAGAATAATATAATTAAGGTAAAGCAAAATATCTCGATGCATTTCTGGATTCGTTAAACCAGTGTTATAAATGGGAAATAGTGCTGCAATGAGATTCTTCTTTTCATGGTAGGTAGCAAAAATTAAATGACTATGGAAAGTATCAGACATTAAGGTTTTTATTCTAAATTACTTCTTGATTCAACTTAAAACAATATGCAAACCTGTGTATTTTTTATCACAAAACGACAAAATAATGCACTGCTAGTTACTCTCCATAGACCTACAGCAgccattttttaatgtcaagaaaTATACGCCAACTAGggataaatatttaaagatagCATACGATTTGCAATGCGCAAACCAAGCAAATTTTTATATAACGTTAAGTAATATATATCTCTTATAATGGTAGTATtcaagtggaaaaaaatgtttaaacattacttttatgcTTTAATTCCTAAATGTTCAAATCACTCTCATGTTAGGCTGCTTAAGATTCAGAAACTATTTCGGTTATTTCCGTACCAactgttttgaaagaaattatgtattttcttttactttttcacaAAAGGTAGTTTGCGATAATAATTTTATCAATACTAGTTTTAATTTgcaatatcttttcttttcttcttatataTAGGTGGCGTTAATTCCAAGGGTGTGAGAATGAGGCTCGAGAGGATAACATCATAATTCCTTTAGCTAGGCAAACAACTAATTAAATACTTCCAAGTATTTTCGTTACAGagataaacaatttaaatattattcacATAGTATTATTCTATATTTCCAACAATTTTATTGAAACGTAAGTTAATGTCTTTTGtgttaacatatatttatagattTCCTGTCAGTCACACCCTGCTCGTTGTGACGTCAGATTTTGCGCCGTCTTGAGGACCGTTGAGAAACGCTAGAATTTAGGAGGCGAACAATTTTGTAGGTTTCTAACATTACAAAATTCCTGCAGCATTTACGCTATAGTTCACATTTGCGAAACGACATAAGGAGGTGAAAAGTGCGCTGGACTTATTGCCAATCTTCAGTTTATCTaatcattttttctcatttcacagCAAAGGGTCATACGGGGAAAGAAGCCATGATTAAACGCGTAGGCTAAACGCCAGATACGCACCAAGACACAAACAGGAATCCAATGAACGAAAAAGAATTAGTTCAAACATCAGAATAATGCAGGGTTTGAATAGGTAACTAATGCTGAAAGCTGGAACTGCACGAAGAAACCGCGTATCGGATCGTCAACGTGTTTTTAAGGCCTGAGTAGGAGAGGCATTGTTCCTTGCTAGGTGGGTACATTCCGATGAATGTGCCCCGACATTCGATACAaatttttgatattttctttcgtTTTGAAGAGAAGTGACAAGGCCAACGTTTGCAAGGcagattttcttttgaaatgtttttgttttaattatgaaaCCATCCACAGGTTTGACCAGACCGCTCTTTCGCCTTTC
Proteins encoded:
- the LOC112576359 gene encoding 28S ribosomal protein S18b, mitochondrial-like; this translates as MAAVGLWRVTSSALFCRFVIKNTQTKSFPASRNICFSVSQHAAAKDAEGEDSGKPKRLIVDPDTSIRYMNSKAYEEAYGGNPVWFHYRRNFKGQVAPRTRRTCIRQGIIKTASPCPICRDEYLIVDHKNVKLLEQFISPYTGEVLNSRKTGVCQVQHKKLVIEVMKARIEGLVEKVIPIREYDYDQYYDQKTGKVL